In one window of Pseudomonas putida DNA:
- a CDS encoding HDOD domain-containing protein has product MPIETKVPAQIPSSLDAWVRLLDGIRVPVPKESHDRVLAAINDNRRSLRDIAELMQDSPSLVLCVMREANHPNHASQAEPAESLEIALNRLGLSRILQLMGRLPSIPGDDIPPVLRQFLLISQHATQQANGLFASRLARLWQEIHWGSLLFLSPLWALALAYPKLLDTWELRVIHKGEEASEVEHALFGVRIMELCRAVATHWRLPEWVTQGYRLLLEEREQLAQVLNIAREPDELSKQHRLDEEPGLRRWFNQPANTVLLANGLALSAQVGWDNPHLLRWQLLTAMYLQTTLDDVQQQVHQQAAASARHHARHALFHPAEALIWPWQQRRPHPDMLTPPPPPAQDLQRWRTLCGDLLAQPSPFTNTVHLATQAREALLACGMQRVLLLLLDKPNDCLRVQQSAGLPREASALTLAAGQSKLLQKLLSKASQLRLTPDNHAQFSALLPAPLRALFPSEHLLLRSLAVNDQVLMLAIADQGGRPLADVSVQAFGKTAQCIERALASFANRNA; this is encoded by the coding sequence ATGCCAATCGAAACCAAGGTGCCAGCGCAGATCCCCTCCTCTCTAGACGCCTGGGTAAGGCTGCTCGACGGCATCCGCGTGCCGGTGCCCAAAGAGAGTCATGACCGGGTTCTGGCGGCCATCAACGACAATCGCCGCTCGCTGCGCGACATCGCCGAACTGATGCAGGACAGCCCGTCGCTGGTGCTGTGCGTGATGCGCGAAGCCAATCACCCGAACCACGCCAGCCAGGCCGAGCCCGCCGAAAGCCTGGAAATCGCCCTGAACCGTCTGGGCCTGAGCCGCATCCTGCAACTGATGGGACGCCTGCCATCGATACCGGGAGACGACATTCCGCCGGTGCTGCGCCAATTCCTGCTGATCAGCCAGCACGCCACCCAGCAAGCCAACGGCCTGTTCGCCAGCCGCCTGGCGCGCCTGTGGCAGGAAATCCACTGGGGCAGCCTGCTGTTCCTGTCGCCACTGTGGGCACTGGCCCTGGCTTACCCCAAGCTGCTCGACACCTGGGAACTGCGGGTCATTCACAAGGGTGAAGAGGCTTCAGAGGTGGAGCATGCACTGTTCGGCGTGCGCATCATGGAGTTGTGCCGCGCCGTCGCCACGCACTGGCGCCTGCCGGAATGGGTCACCCAGGGTTATCGCCTGCTGCTCGAAGAACGCGAACAACTGGCCCAGGTACTGAACATCGCCCGCGAGCCTGACGAGTTGAGCAAGCAGCATCGACTGGACGAAGAGCCCGGGCTGCGCCGCTGGTTCAACCAGCCGGCCAATACCGTGCTGCTGGCCAACGGCCTGGCGCTGTCGGCGCAGGTCGGCTGGGACAACCCGCACTTGCTGCGCTGGCAACTGCTCACCGCCATGTACCTGCAAACCACGCTGGATGATGTGCAACAGCAAGTGCACCAGCAAGCAGCGGCCAGCGCGCGCCACCATGCCCGGCATGCACTGTTCCACCCGGCCGAGGCGCTGATCTGGCCCTGGCAGCAGCGGCGCCCGCACCCAGACATGCTCACCCCGCCACCGCCACCTGCCCAGGACCTGCAACGCTGGCGCACGCTGTGCGGCGACCTGCTGGCCCAGCCCAGCCCGTTCACCAACACCGTGCACCTGGCCACCCAGGCGCGCGAGGCACTGCTGGCTTGCGGCATGCAGCGGGTGCTGTTGCTGCTGCTCGACAAACCCAATGACTGCCTGCGCGTACAGCAGAGCGCCGGGTTGCCGCGCGAAGCCTCAGCGCTGACATTGGCAGCAGGCCAGAGCAAGCTGCTGCAAAAACTGCTGAGCAAAGCCTCGCAACTGCGCCTGACGCCCGACAATCATGCCCAGTTTTCCGCCCTGCTGCCCGCACCGCTGCGTGCGTTGTTCCCCAGCGAGCACTTGCTGTTGCGCTCGCTGGCCGTGAACGACCAGGTATTGATGCTGGCGATCGCCGACCAGGGCGGCAGGCCGCTTGCGGACGTGAGCGTGCAGGCCTTCGGAAAAACCGCACAATGTATCGAGCGCGCGCTGGCCAGCTTCGCCAACCGCAATGCCTGA
- a CDS encoding rhodanese-like domain-containing protein, protein MTDFSGLPLVIEAADLLPRLDSPELILVDLSSANRYVSGHIPGARFVEGKRTQLGQPPAPGLLPAQADLEKLFSELGHRDDAVYVVYDDEGGGWAGRFIWLLDVIGHARYHYLNGGIQAWPADKLVTEVPAAASTPVRLRLRAEPTATREYLQSRLGADDLVVWDARGPQEFNGEKVLAAKAGHIPGAVNFEWTAGMDLNDHLRIRKDIAEVLQQLGITPDKEVITHCQTHRRSGFTYLVAKSLGYPRVKAYAGSWSEWGNHPDTPVEV, encoded by the coding sequence ATGACTGATTTTTCCGGCTTGCCCCTGGTGATCGAAGCCGCCGACCTGCTGCCACGCCTGGATTCGCCCGAGCTGATCCTGGTCGACCTGAGCAGCGCCAACCGCTATGTCAGCGGCCACATCCCAGGCGCGCGGTTCGTCGAGGGCAAACGCACCCAGCTGGGACAGCCTCCGGCTCCCGGCCTGCTGCCGGCCCAGGCCGACCTGGAAAAGCTGTTCAGCGAGCTCGGCCACCGAGACGACGCGGTGTACGTGGTATACGACGACGAAGGCGGCGGCTGGGCCGGGCGCTTCATCTGGCTGCTCGACGTGATCGGCCACGCGCGCTACCACTACCTCAACGGCGGCATCCAGGCCTGGCCTGCGGACAAGCTCGTCACTGAAGTGCCAGCAGCCGCCAGCACGCCTGTGCGCCTGCGCCTGCGCGCCGAACCCACCGCCACCCGCGAATACCTGCAAAGCCGCCTGGGCGCCGACGACCTGGTGGTCTGGGACGCCCGCGGCCCGCAGGAATTCAACGGCGAGAAGGTGCTGGCAGCCAAGGCCGGCCACATCCCCGGCGCGGTCAACTTCGAATGGACTGCAGGCATGGACCTCAACGACCACCTGCGCATCCGCAAGGACATCGCCGAAGTACTGCAGCAATTGGGCATCACCCCTGACAAGGAAGTGATCACCCACTGCCAGACCCACCGTCGCTCCGGATTCACCTACCTGGTGGCCAAGTCACTCGGCTATCCACGGGTCAAGGCCTACGCCGGCTCGTGGAGCGAGTGGGGCAATCACCCGGACACGCCTGTAGAAGTTTAA
- the asd gene encoding archaetidylserine decarboxylase (Phosphatidylserine decarboxylase is synthesized as a single chain precursor. Generation of the pyruvoyl active site from a Ser is coupled to cleavage of a Gly-Ser bond between the larger (beta) and smaller (alpha chains). It is an integral membrane protein.): MKSRLFIISQHLLPHHLLSRLAGCVAECRARWFKNAFTAWFAKRYQVNMSEALVEDLTAYEHFNAFFTRALKPGARPLDETPGAILCPADGAVSQLGPIEHGRIFQAKGHSFSALELLGGDPALAAPFMGGEFATIYLSPKDYHRVHMPLAGTLREMVYVPGRLFSVNQTTAENVPELFARNERVVCLFDTERGPMAVVLVGAMIVASIETVWAGLVTPPKRELKTFRYDEASRAPIHLEKGAELGRFKLGSTAIVLFGPEQVKWAEALGAGSAVRMGEQLALPVQG, translated from the coding sequence ATGAAATCCCGTCTGTTCATCATCAGCCAGCACCTGCTGCCGCACCACCTGCTGTCGCGCCTGGCCGGCTGCGTCGCCGAGTGCCGCGCTCGCTGGTTCAAGAATGCCTTCACCGCCTGGTTCGCCAAACGCTACCAGGTGAACATGTCCGAGGCGCTGGTCGAGGACCTCACCGCCTACGAGCACTTCAACGCCTTCTTCACCCGCGCCCTCAAGCCGGGGGCGCGCCCCCTGGATGAAACCCCGGGCGCGATCCTGTGTCCGGCCGACGGTGCGGTCAGCCAGCTCGGTCCGATCGAGCACGGCCGTATTTTCCAGGCCAAGGGCCACAGCTTCAGCGCCCTCGAGCTGCTCGGCGGCGACCCGGCGCTGGCCGCGCCGTTCATGGGCGGCGAGTTCGCCACCATCTACCTGTCGCCGAAGGACTACCACCGCGTGCACATGCCGCTGGCCGGCACCCTGCGTGAGATGGTCTACGTGCCGGGCCGCCTGTTCTCGGTCAACCAGACCACGGCTGAGAACGTCCCCGAGCTGTTCGCCCGCAACGAGCGCGTGGTTTGCCTGTTCGACACCGAACGCGGGCCGATGGCGGTGGTGCTGGTGGGTGCGATGATCGTTGCCTCGATCGAGACAGTCTGGGCCGGGCTGGTCACACCGCCCAAGCGCGAGCTGAAGACCTTCCGCTACGACGAAGCCAGCCGCGCGCCGATCCATCTGGAAAAAGGCGCGGAACTGGGGCGTTTCAAGCTGGGTTCGACCGCGATCGTGCTGTTCGGGCCAGAACAGGTGAAGTGGGCCGAAGCCCTCGGCGCCGGGTCTGCCGTGCGCATGGGTGAGCAACTGGCGCTGCCGGTACAGGGCTGA
- the serB gene encoding phosphoserine phosphatase SerB, whose protein sequence is MREIVLINITGEDRPGLTAAITGVLLQGGVNILDIGLAVMHGTLSFGILVDIPDNEVATGLLQGVQSKAHELNLQARYTPISEADYQQWVDGHGDNRHIVTLLSRKVTPEQLQRVSAVISQYGLTIERIERLSARVALDASTDKSRACLEISVRGEPTDAQSLRADFFALSAEQGIDIAFQQDDLFRRNRRLAVFDMDSTLIEAEVIDELAKAAGVGEQVSAITERAMRGELDFRASFKERMALLKGLDVGVLDEIGASLRLTEGAEHLFAELKRLGYKTAILSGGFSYFAKQVQARLGIDYVFANELEVVDGKVTGVAIEPIVDAQRKADLLQELAHKEGLQLEQTIAVGDGANDLPMLSLAGLGVAFRAKPLVRQSAKQAISTLGLDGVLYLLGWRDRDGRV, encoded by the coding sequence TTGCGCGAAATCGTCCTGATCAACATCACTGGTGAAGACCGTCCGGGTCTCACTGCGGCCATCACCGGCGTCCTGCTCCAGGGCGGTGTGAACATCCTCGACATCGGTCTTGCGGTCATGCATGGCACGTTGTCGTTCGGCATTCTGGTCGATATTCCCGACAATGAAGTCGCTACCGGCCTGCTGCAAGGGGTGCAGTCCAAGGCCCATGAGCTGAACCTGCAGGCGCGCTACACGCCAATCTCCGAGGCAGACTACCAGCAATGGGTGGACGGCCATGGCGACAATCGCCACATCGTCACGCTGCTCAGCCGCAAGGTCACGCCCGAACAGTTGCAACGGGTCAGTGCAGTCATCAGCCAGTATGGCCTGACCATCGAGCGGATCGAGCGCCTCTCGGCACGTGTGGCGCTCGACGCCAGCACCGACAAGAGTCGCGCCTGCCTGGAAATCTCCGTGCGCGGTGAGCCGACCGACGCCCAGTCCCTGCGCGCCGATTTCTTCGCATTGTCGGCCGAGCAGGGTATCGACATCGCCTTCCAGCAGGATGACCTGTTCCGTCGCAATCGCCGCCTGGCGGTGTTCGACATGGATTCGACGCTGATCGAAGCCGAGGTGATCGACGAGTTGGCCAAGGCAGCAGGTGTCGGCGAACAGGTTTCGGCGATCACCGAGCGCGCCATGCGTGGCGAGCTGGATTTCCGTGCCAGCTTCAAGGAGCGCATGGCATTGCTCAAGGGCCTGGACGTCGGCGTGCTGGACGAAATCGGCGCTTCGCTGCGCCTGACCGAAGGTGCCGAACACCTGTTCGCTGAACTCAAGCGCCTGGGCTACAAGACTGCAATCCTCTCCGGCGGTTTTTCCTACTTCGCCAAGCAGGTGCAGGCACGCCTTGGCATCGACTACGTGTTCGCCAATGAGCTGGAAGTGGTGGATGGCAAGGTGACGGGCGTGGCGATCGAGCCGATCGTCGATGCCCAGCGCAAGGCTGACCTGCTGCAGGAGCTGGCGCACAAGGAAGGGTTGCAACTGGAGCAGACCATCGCCGTGGGCGACGGCGCCAACGACCTGCCGATGCTGTCGCTGGCCGGCCTGGGCGTGGCTTTCCGCGCCAAGCCGCTGGTGCGTCAGTCTGCCAAACAGGCGATTTCCACGCTGGGGCTGGATGGCGTGCTGTATCTGCTGGGCTGGCGTGACCGCGACGGGCGCGTGTGA
- a CDS encoding PqiC family protein has product MKFLRLPFALLMTGLLGLSGCSMHQPVALYQLDSGDPGQPSQAAGMAVVLGPVSVADYLQRETFLQRQPDGSLTAATDGRWAGSLSSDIDQLLVRQLAWRLDSQRVVLAPASTGFTPDVQVLLSITRLDSGANQPAILDAQWRVLDRRGHVRDNRIVHLEQQHEGSEASQVQAQGQLLQKLVEQLSVAVKPLANQPAVAEDAPKKPAAPVQVKKEPEKSRIPMASPIRTDMEVYRF; this is encoded by the coding sequence ATGAAATTTCTGCGCCTTCCATTTGCGCTGCTGATGACGGGTCTGCTGGGGCTGAGCGGGTGCAGCATGCACCAGCCGGTGGCCCTGTACCAACTCGACAGCGGCGACCCCGGCCAGCCTTCGCAGGCTGCCGGCATGGCGGTCGTGCTCGGTCCGGTATCGGTAGCCGACTACCTGCAACGTGAAACCTTTCTGCAACGTCAGCCTGATGGCAGCCTGACCGCGGCGACCGACGGTCGCTGGGCCGGCAGCCTTTCGTCGGATATCGACCAGTTGCTGGTGCGTCAGCTCGCCTGGCGCCTGGACAGCCAGCGCGTCGTGCTTGCACCTGCCAGCACTGGCTTCACGCCGGATGTGCAGGTGCTGCTGTCGATCACCCGCCTGGACTCGGGCGCCAACCAGCCGGCGATCCTCGATGCCCAGTGGCGCGTACTGGATCGTCGTGGCCATGTGCGCGACAACCGTATCGTCCACCTCGAGCAACAGCATGAGGGCAGCGAGGCCTCGCAAGTCCAGGCCCAGGGGCAGTTGCTGCAGAAGCTGGTCGAGCAACTGAGCGTTGCCGTCAAGCCGCTGGCGAACCAGCCAGCGGTCGCTGAAGATGCGCCGAAAAAGCCAGCGGCTCCGGTCCAGGTCAAGAAGGAACCGGAGAAGTCGAGGATTCCGATGGCTTCGCCGATCCGCACCGATATGGAAGTCTATCGATTCTGA
- the parC gene encoding DNA topoisomerase IV subunit A — protein sequence MSDLLDSLEGVERRSLADFTEQAYLNYSMYVIMDRALPHVGDGLKPVQRRIVYAMSELGLDADSKHKKSARTVGDVLGKFHPHGDSACYEAMVLMAQPFSYRYTLVDGQGNWGAPDDPKSFAAMRYTEARLSRYSEVLLSELGQGTVDWVPNFDGTLQEPQVLPARLPNILLNGTTGIAVGMATDVPPHNLREVASACVRLLDEPKATIEQLCEHIQGPDYPTEAEIVTPRSEIQKIYETGKGSIRMRAVYRVEDGDIVVTALPHQVSGAKVLEQIAAQMQNKKLPMVADLRDESDHENPCRIVIIPRSNRVDADELMQHLFATTDLENSYRVNVNIIGLDGRPQLKNLRALLQEWLQFRIGTVRRRLQFRLDKVEKRLHLLDGLLTAFLNLDEVIHIIRTEDHPKQALIERFELTEIQADYILETRLRQLARLEEMKIRGEQDELLKEQAKLQALLGSETKLRKLVRSELIKDAETYGDDRRSPIVERAEAKALSENELMPTEPVTVVLSEKGWVRCAKGHDIDATGLSYKAGDGFKAAAAGRSNQFAVLIDSTGRSYSLAAHSLPSARGQGEPLTGRLTPPPGATFECVLLPDDDALYVVASDAGYGFVVKGEDLQAKNKAGKGLLSLPNGAKVMTPRPVADREQDWLAAVTTEGRLLVFKVADLPQLGKGKGNKIIGVPGDRVASREEYVTDLAVIAEGSTLVLQAGKRTLSLKPDDLEHYKGERGRRGSKLPRGFQRVDGMVVERPE from the coding sequence ATGAGCGACTTACTGGACAGTCTCGAAGGCGTCGAACGCCGTTCCCTGGCCGACTTCACCGAACAGGCCTACCTCAACTATTCCATGTACGTGATCATGGACCGCGCCTTGCCGCACGTCGGCGACGGCCTCAAGCCGGTGCAGCGGCGCATCGTCTATGCCATGAGTGAGTTGGGGCTGGATGCCGACTCCAAGCACAAGAAGTCGGCGCGTACCGTCGGCGACGTGCTCGGCAAGTTCCACCCCCACGGCGACTCGGCGTGCTATGAAGCCATGGTGCTGATGGCGCAGCCGTTCAGCTACCGCTACACGCTGGTCGACGGTCAGGGCAACTGGGGTGCGCCGGACGATCCGAAATCGTTCGCCGCCATGCGTTACACCGAGGCGCGGCTGTCGCGCTACTCGGAAGTGCTGCTCAGCGAGCTGGGCCAGGGCACCGTCGACTGGGTGCCGAACTTCGACGGCACCCTGCAGGAGCCGCAGGTATTGCCGGCACGTTTGCCGAACATCCTGCTCAATGGCACCACCGGCATCGCCGTGGGCATGGCCACCGACGTGCCGCCGCACAACCTGCGCGAAGTCGCCAGCGCCTGCGTGCGCCTGCTCGACGAGCCCAAGGCGACCATCGAGCAACTGTGCGAGCACATCCAGGGCCCTGACTACCCAACCGAAGCGGAGATCGTCACGCCACGGTCCGAGATCCAGAAGATCTACGAAACCGGCAAGGGCTCGATTCGCATGCGCGCGGTGTACCGAGTCGAAGACGGCGACATCGTTGTCACCGCGCTGCCGCATCAGGTTTCCGGCGCCAAGGTGCTGGAGCAGATCGCCGCGCAGATGCAGAACAAGAAGCTGCCGATGGTCGCCGACCTGCGTGACGAGTCGGACCACGAGAACCCGTGCCGCATCGTCATCATCCCGCGCTCCAATCGTGTGGATGCCGACGAGCTGATGCAGCACCTGTTCGCCACCACCGATCTTGAAAACAGCTACCGGGTCAACGTCAACATCATCGGCCTCGATGGCCGTCCTCAGTTGAAGAACCTGCGCGCGCTGTTGCAGGAGTGGCTGCAGTTCCGCATCGGCACCGTGCGCCGGCGCCTGCAGTTCCGCCTGGACAAGGTCGAGAAGCGCCTGCACCTGCTGGACGGCTTGCTCACCGCCTTCCTCAACCTGGATGAAGTGATTCACATCATCCGCACCGAGGATCATCCCAAACAGGCGCTGATCGAGCGTTTCGAGCTGACCGAGATCCAGGCCGACTACATCCTCGAGACCCGCCTGCGTCAGCTGGCGCGCCTGGAAGAGATGAAGATCCGTGGCGAGCAGGACGAGTTGCTCAAGGAGCAGGCCAAGCTGCAGGCCTTGCTGGGCAGCGAGACGAAGCTGCGCAAGCTGGTACGCAGCGAACTGATCAAGGACGCCGAAACCTATGGCGACGATCGCCGCTCGCCAATCGTCGAGCGCGCCGAGGCCAAGGCTCTGTCGGAAAACGAGCTGATGCCGACCGAGCCGGTCACCGTGGTGCTGTCGGAAAAAGGCTGGGTACGTTGTGCCAAGGGTCATGACATCGATGCCACGGGCCTTTCGTACAAGGCTGGCGATGGTTTCAAGGCTGCAGCGGCGGGGCGTTCGAACCAGTTTGCGGTGCTTATCGACTCGACCGGGCGCAGCTATTCGCTGGCAGCCCACAGTTTGCCATCGGCCCGTGGCCAGGGCGAGCCGCTGACCGGGCGTCTGACGCCGCCGCCGGGCGCCACCTTCGAGTGCGTGCTGTTGCCGGACGATGATGCGTTGTATGTGGTGGCGTCCGATGCCGGCTACGGTTTCGTGGTCAAGGGCGAGGACCTGCAGGCCAAGAACAAGGCGGGCAAAGGGCTGCTGAGCCTGCCCAATGGCGCCAAGGTGATGACGCCACGGCCGGTCGCCGACCGCGAGCAGGACTGGTTGGCAGCGGTCACCACCGAAGGCCGTCTGCTGGTGTTCAAGGTTGCCGACCTGCCACAACTGGGCAAGGGCAAGGGCAACAAGATCATTGGCGTACCGGGTGATCGTGTGGCCAGTCGTGAAGAATACGTCACCGATCTGGCGGTGATTGCCGAGGGATCGACGCTTGTATTGCAGGCTGGCAAGCGTACCCTGTCACTGAAGCCGGATGACCTCGAACATTACAAAGGCGAACGCGGACGTCGTGGTAGCAAATTGCCACGTGGATTCCAGCGCGTCGACGGCATGGTGGTGGAGCGCCCGGAGTAA
- a CDS encoding retropepsin-like aspartic protease family protein: MSQPAGKRAGRVLMVLAWAAAMFLATRFFGQWEDRQQNPNSVVQSERGEDFIEVRLLSNGQGHFVADGAINGKVVHFMLDTGATDVAIPEALARDLALQRGAPVMLSTANGRTEGYRTRLDSLQLGDIRLRDVRALVVPGLDGQTVLLGMSALKQLEFTQRGGTMLLRQNLK, from the coding sequence TTGAGCCAGCCAGCGGGCAAGCGGGCTGGCCGGGTCCTGATGGTCCTCGCCTGGGCGGCAGCGATGTTTCTCGCCACGCGCTTTTTCGGGCAGTGGGAGGATCGTCAGCAGAACCCCAACAGTGTCGTGCAGTCCGAACGCGGCGAAGACTTTATCGAGGTGCGGCTGCTGAGTAATGGCCAGGGCCACTTCGTCGCCGATGGCGCGATCAACGGCAAGGTCGTGCACTTCATGCTCGATACCGGTGCCACCGATGTGGCGATCCCCGAGGCATTGGCGCGCGATCTGGCGCTACAGCGCGGCGCGCCGGTGATGCTCAGTACCGCCAATGGCCGCACCGAGGGCTATCGCACGCGGCTCGATAGCCTGCAACTGGGCGATATCCGCCTGCGTGATGTGCGTGCCCTGGTGGTGCCGGGGCTGGACGGACAGACGGTGCTGCTCGGCATGAGCGCTTTGAAACAACTTGAATTTACTCAGCGCGGCGGCACCATGCTGCTGCGCCAGAACCTGAAATGA